A genomic stretch from Flavobacterium nitratireducens includes:
- a CDS encoding DUF3109 family protein: MFQLGKTIVSEDILEKEFVCNLSACHGACCIDGDAGAPLNEEETKILEEIYPKVKPFLRKEGIEAIEAQGTWVKGTDGDLETTLIDNKDCAYVIFDGKTALCGIEQAYNQGIVDWKKPVSCHLYPVRVKDFTEFAAVNYDKWDICDDACTLGKELEVPVYKFVKEALIRRFGEDWYLELEEVAREWKKVKSK, translated from the coding sequence ATGTTTCAACTAGGAAAAACAATCGTTTCAGAGGATATTTTAGAAAAGGAATTTGTGTGTAATTTATCGGCATGTCATGGGGCTTGTTGTATAGATGGAGATGCGGGTGCGCCCTTAAATGAAGAAGAAACTAAAATTTTAGAAGAGATATATCCAAAAGTGAAACCTTTTTTGCGAAAAGAAGGTATTGAAGCTATTGAGGCACAGGGAACATGGGTAAAAGGAACCGATGGTGATCTAGAAACCACTTTAATAGATAATAAGGATTGTGCTTATGTTATTTTTGATGGTAAAACCGCGCTTTGTGGTATTGAACAAGCCTATAATCAAGGGATAGTAGATTGGAAAAAACCCGTTTCTTGTCATTTGTATCCGGTGAGAGTGAAAGATTTTACAGAGTTTGCGGCGGTGAATTATGACAAATGGGATATTTGCGATGATGCCTGTACTTTGGGCAAAGAATTAGAAGTTCCAGTGTATAAATTCGTCAAGGAAGCATTAATTAGAAGATTTGGCGAAGACTGGTATTTAGAGCTTGAAGAAGTGGCTCGAGAGTGGAAAAAAGTGAAGTCAAAATAA
- a CDS encoding ribonucleoside-diphosphate reductase subunit alpha yields the protein MYVVKRNGQKEPVMFDKITERIKKLCYGLNDLVDAVKVAMRVIEGLYDGVSTSELDNLAAETAASMTIAHPDYALLAARIAISNLHSNTKKSFSETMTEMYHYVNPRNGQKAPLISDEVFKVIQENSAFLDSHIIYNRDFNYDYFGFKTLERSYLLKINGKIVERPQHMLMRVAVGIHLDDLQAVLETYDLMSKKFFTHATPTLFNAGTPKPQMSSCFLLAMQDDSIDGIYDTLKQTAKISQSAGGIGLSIHNVRATGSYIRGTNGTSNGIVPMLRVFNDTARYVDQGGGKRKGSFAIYIETWHADIFEFLDLKKNTGKEEMRARDLFFAMWTSDLFMKRVQEDGQWTLMCPNECPGLYDVYGEEFEAMYTNYENQGKGRKTIRARELWEKILESQIETGTPYMLYKDAVNRKSNQKNLGTIRSSNLCTEIMEYTSKDEIAVCNLASLSLPMFVENGEFNHEALYNVTKRVTRNLNKVIDRNYYPVPEAENSNLRHRPVGLGVQGLADAFIMLRMPFTSDAAKKLNQEIFETLYFAAVTASMEMAKEEGPYSTYEGSPISQGEFQHNLWGLKDEELSGRWDWASLRKEVMEHGVRNSLLVAPMPTASTSQILGNNEAFEPYTSNIYTRRVLSGEFIVVNKHLLNDLVERGLWNESLKQEIMRHNGSVQNIDIIPQDLKDLYKTVWEMSMKDIIDMSRQRGYFIDQSQSLNLFMQDANYAKLTSMHFYAWQSGLKTGMYYLRTKSAVDAIKFTLNNDKKEQPVAKEIKTESIDINEYKAMILQAQAGGPEDCEMCGS from the coding sequence ATGTACGTAGTAAAAAGAAACGGCCAGAAAGAGCCAGTAATGTTCGACAAAATCACAGAAAGAATTAAAAAACTTTGCTATGGTTTAAATGATTTAGTGGATGCCGTAAAAGTGGCCATGCGCGTGATTGAAGGATTATATGATGGAGTTTCTACGTCAGAGTTAGATAATTTGGCAGCCGAGACCGCGGCTTCGATGACAATTGCGCATCCAGATTATGCTTTATTGGCAGCAAGAATTGCGATTTCAAACTTACATTCGAATACTAAAAAGTCATTCTCAGAAACTATGACTGAAATGTATCATTATGTAAATCCAAGAAATGGACAAAAAGCGCCTTTAATTTCAGATGAGGTTTTTAAGGTTATTCAAGAAAATTCAGCTTTTTTAGATTCTCATATTATTTACAATAGAGATTTTAATTATGATTATTTTGGTTTCAAAACATTAGAGCGTTCTTATTTGTTGAAAATAAACGGAAAAATTGTTGAAAGACCACAACATATGTTAATGCGTGTTGCTGTAGGTATTCATTTAGATGATTTACAGGCGGTTTTAGAAACCTATGACTTAATGTCTAAAAAGTTCTTTACACACGCTACTCCAACATTATTTAATGCGGGTACTCCAAAACCTCAAATGTCTTCTTGCTTCCTTTTAGCAATGCAAGATGATAGTATTGATGGAATTTATGATACCTTAAAGCAAACTGCTAAAATCTCGCAATCAGCGGGAGGAATCGGGCTTTCTATTCATAACGTTCGTGCTACAGGTTCTTATATTCGTGGTACAAATGGTACTTCTAACGGAATTGTTCCAATGTTGAGAGTATTTAACGATACTGCTCGTTATGTAGATCAAGGAGGAGGAAAACGTAAAGGTAGTTTTGCTATTTATATCGAAACTTGGCATGCGGATATTTTCGAATTCTTGGATTTGAAAAAGAATACCGGAAAAGAAGAAATGCGTGCAAGAGATTTATTCTTCGCTATGTGGACTTCTGATTTATTCATGAAACGTGTGCAAGAGGATGGACAATGGACGTTGATGTGTCCTAACGAATGTCCTGGTTTGTATGATGTATATGGCGAAGAATTTGAAGCTATGTATACAAATTATGAAAACCAAGGAAAAGGAAGAAAAACAATCAGAGCTCGTGAATTATGGGAGAAAATCCTTGAATCACAAATCGAGACTGGTACTCCATACATGTTGTATAAAGATGCGGTAAACCGTAAATCAAATCAAAAGAACTTAGGGACTATTCGTTCTTCTAACTTGTGTACGGAGATTATGGAGTACACTTCTAAAGATGAAATTGCGGTTTGTAACTTGGCTTCTCTTTCGTTACCAATGTTTGTTGAAAACGGAGAATTCAATCACGAAGCATTATACAATGTTACAAAACGTGTAACTAGAAACTTAAACAAGGTAATTGACAGAAACTATTATCCGGTTCCAGAGGCAGAAAATTCAAATCTACGTCACCGTCCAGTAGGATTAGGTGTGCAAGGTTTAGCAGATGCCTTCATCATGTTGCGTATGCCATTTACCAGTGATGCTGCTAAGAAATTAAATCAGGAGATTTTCGAAACATTATACTTCGCTGCGGTTACTGCTTCTATGGAAATGGCTAAAGAAGAAGGACCATATTCAACTTATGAAGGATCTCCAATTTCTCAGGGAGAATTCCAACACAATTTGTGGGGATTAAAAGACGAAGAATTATCAGGTCGTTGGGATTGGGCTTCATTAAGAAAAGAAGTAATGGAGCACGGTGTTCGTAACTCTTTATTAGTAGCTCCAATGCCTACTGCTTCTACTTCACAAATCTTAGGAAACAACGAAGCATTCGAACCATATACTTCTAATATTTATACACGTCGTGTATTATCAGGAGAGTTTATCGTAGTAAACAAACATTTATTGAATGATTTAGTAGAGCGTGGATTGTGGAACGAAAGTTTGAAACAAGAAATTATGCGTCATAATGGTTCGGTACAAAATATCGATATCATTCCTCAAGACTTAAAAGACTTGTATAAAACCGTTTGGGAAATGTCAATGAAAGATATTATTGATATGTCTCGTCAAAGAGGATATTTTATTGACCAATCGCAATCATTGAACTTGTTCATGCAAGATGCTAATTATGCAAAATTAACGTCGATGCATTTCTATGCTTGGCAATCTGGATTGAAAACAGGTATGTATTATTTAAGAACAAAATCGGCAGTTGATGCGATTAAGTTTACTTTGAATAATGATAAAAAGGAACAACCAGTTGCCAAAGAAATAAAAACAGAATCTATTGATATTAATGAATACAAAGCAATGATTCTGCAAGCTCAGGCAGGTGGTCCAGAAGATTGTGAAATGTGTGGATCTTAA
- a CDS encoding RDD family protein yields MKSFDMIERYFFWSIIIFMYYGITEIFLSRSLAKYFTKTIVVMEDGSKPDVMTVLIRSLVLIFPFEPFSFLRGRSMGLHDQYSKTFVVLKSKLDQQIKEYHELESL; encoded by the coding sequence ATGAAATCATTTGATATGATTGAACGTTATTTTTTCTGGAGTATTATCATTTTTATGTATTATGGAATTACAGAAATTTTTCTTTCTCGTTCTCTAGCTAAATATTTTACAAAGACAATTGTTGTTATGGAAGATGGTTCAAAACCAGATGTAATGACTGTTTTAATTCGAAGTTTGGTACTTATTTTTCCATTTGAGCCTTTTAGCTTTTTAAGAGGGCGCAGTATGGGATTGCATGATCAATATTCTAAAACTTTTGTTGTGTTGAAATCTAAGTTGGATCAACAAATAAAAGAATATCATGAATTAGAATCTTTATAA
- a CDS encoding DUF3078 domain-containing protein: MKIRHHFLLIIGTLFLSFTSVVAQETPQESTNDTLKKIILPVLNDNFYRKPKPEPLKFSLARYVAPVTIIKAPPSHWSKKSVLGFDISEIAFVNWSAGGTNSVSGLLKGDFNRTYENKLVKWVNELSVRYGMNKQDGIEIRKTDDAFRLNSTFGYRKDKESNWFHSAKLNFNTQFTNGYRYPDKQNPISRLFAPAYMFLGTGAEYSTKTKSHVVYFSPFTYKATFVWDQTLANKGAFGVEKAIYDSEGNIITEGRRAKNELGVLLTNQYKKEISKNVVFVNSLSLYSDYLNKFGNVDVDCDLALNLVVNQYVRANIGARIIYDDDIKNKTEVAGATVTEGPKTQIKQVLGVGLTYAF, encoded by the coding sequence ATGAAAATACGACATCACTTCTTGCTTATAATTGGTACTTTATTCCTGTCGTTTACTTCCGTTGTTGCACAAGAAACTCCCCAAGAAAGCACTAACGATACACTCAAAAAAATTATCCTTCCAGTTTTAAACGATAATTTTTATAGAAAACCTAAACCAGAACCTTTAAAATTCTCACTAGCCCGTTATGTAGCTCCTGTGACCATTATCAAAGCACCTCCTTCTCATTGGTCTAAAAAAAGCGTACTTGGATTTGATATTTCTGAAATTGCCTTTGTAAACTGGAGTGCTGGGGGAACCAACTCGGTATCAGGATTATTAAAAGGAGACTTTAACAGAACCTATGAAAATAAGTTAGTTAAATGGGTTAACGAACTTAGTGTTCGATACGGTATGAATAAACAGGACGGAATTGAAATTCGTAAAACGGATGATGCTTTTCGTTTGAACTCTACTTTTGGTTATCGTAAAGACAAAGAAAGCAACTGGTTTCATTCGGCTAAATTGAATTTCAACACACAGTTTACCAATGGATACCGTTACCCAGACAAACAAAACCCAATTTCTAGACTTTTTGCCCCAGCCTATATGTTTCTAGGAACTGGAGCCGAGTATAGCACAAAAACCAAAAGTCATGTGGTATATTTTTCACCATTTACCTATAAAGCGACTTTTGTTTGGGATCAGACCTTAGCTAACAAAGGAGCATTTGGGGTTGAAAAAGCCATCTATGATTCGGAAGGAAATATAATCACAGAGGGAAGAAGAGCTAAAAACGAACTTGGTGTATTATTAACAAACCAATACAAAAAAGAAATCTCTAAAAACGTTGTCTTTGTTAATAGTCTGAGTCTTTATTCGGATTATCTCAATAAATTTGGAAACGTTGATGTTGACTGCGACTTAGCCCTAAATTTAGTGGTAAACCAATATGTTAGAGCCAACATTGGAGCCCGAATAATTTATGACGACGATATTAAAAACAAAACAGAAGTTGCAGGAGCAACAGTTACCGAAGGTCCAAAAACCCAAATCAAACAAGTTCTGGGTGTTGGACTTACCTATGCTTTTTAA
- a CDS encoding FAD-dependent oxidoreductase, with protein MFDVLIIGGGVSGMSCALVLGSAKNKSFVSDKKIGIFSHQKSSSLQDALFNNAYGIPAGKLGSELLTESIEHLNQCYPHITQIHNEKVLRIEGEAANFTVVTNKNSYQTKAIVIGIGSANTFAIEGLMQYVIPHQKAVPEKQRIQLKNNDHLVTDGIYVIGTLAGWRSQLAIAAGSGAAVATDILTLWNNGTQTHAHDSIR; from the coding sequence ATGTTTGACGTTTTAATCATTGGTGGTGGAGTATCAGGGATGTCATGCGCTTTAGTGCTTGGCTCTGCCAAAAACAAGAGTTTTGTATCCGATAAAAAAATTGGTATTTTTTCTCATCAAAAATCTTCCTCTTTGCAAGATGCTTTGTTTAACAATGCATACGGAATTCCTGCTGGCAAACTTGGATCAGAATTATTAACAGAAAGTATTGAGCATCTCAACCAATGCTATCCTCATATTACTCAAATTCATAACGAAAAAGTACTTCGCATTGAAGGAGAAGCAGCTAACTTTACGGTTGTTACCAATAAAAACAGTTACCAAACTAAAGCAATTGTAATAGGAATAGGCTCTGCTAATACATTTGCTATTGAAGGATTAATGCAATATGTGATTCCGCATCAAAAAGCAGTTCCTGAAAAACAACGAATTCAATTAAAAAACAACGACCATTTAGTTACTGATGGCATCTATGTCATTGGAACTTTGGCAGGATGGAGAAGTCAACTAGCAATTGCTGCCGGAAGTGGCGCTGCAGTAGCCACAGATATTCTTACTTTATGGAATAATGGCACACAAACACACGCCCACGATAGTATTCGATAA
- a CDS encoding deoxyguanosinetriphosphate triphosphohydrolase, producing the protein MNWEQLLSLKRQGDTSKRLRIEQDDTRLGFEVDYDRIIFSAAFRSLQDKTQVIPLSKTDFVHTRLTHSLEVSVVGRSLGRLVGKKIIEKYPYLKEIHGFHMNDFGAIVAAASLAHDIGNPPFGHSGEKAIGEYFSKGAGQKYKEYLTPKQWQDLIDFEGNANGFSVMTSSRPGIEGGLRISYATLGAFMKYPKESLPKKPTRNIADKKYGFFQADKAFFQEAAKDMGLIPNKSGEDIGFERHPLAYLVEAADDICYTIIDFEDGINLGLVSEDFALEYLIKLVKDNIDTAKYKTLVTKEDRISYLRALAISSLINDAVKVFIANEEAILQGKFPFALMDKSKYKAQMDDIIKISIDNIYQSREVIEKELVGYQIIQTLLDKFITAYDNKFNGTDSNYDKLILKLLPEKHHLEKESLYDRLLHICHYVSLLTDGNALEIYETINGRKKR; encoded by the coding sequence ATGAACTGGGAACAACTTTTATCTTTAAAACGACAAGGCGATACAAGCAAGCGATTACGAATTGAGCAGGATGATACCCGTTTAGGATTTGAAGTAGATTATGATCGAATTATTTTTTCGGCTGCTTTTAGGAGTTTGCAAGATAAAACGCAGGTAATTCCACTTTCTAAAACCGATTTTGTGCACACGCGATTGACACATAGTTTGGAGGTTTCGGTAGTGGGGCGTTCATTAGGACGTTTGGTAGGAAAAAAAATTATCGAAAAGTATCCGTATTTAAAAGAGATTCATGGGTTTCATATGAATGATTTTGGGGCAATTGTGGCTGCAGCTTCGCTAGCACATGATATTGGGAATCCGCCTTTTGGCCATTCAGGAGAAAAAGCAATTGGTGAATATTTTTCTAAAGGTGCAGGCCAGAAATACAAAGAATATTTAACTCCAAAACAATGGCAGGATTTAATCGATTTTGAAGGTAATGCCAATGGCTTTTCGGTGATGACTTCCAGTCGTCCGGGAATTGAAGGTGGTTTGCGTATTTCGTATGCGACTTTAGGTGCTTTTATGAAGTATCCAAAAGAGAGTTTGCCAAAAAAACCAACTCGAAATATAGCGGATAAAAAATATGGATTCTTTCAGGCTGATAAAGCTTTTTTTCAGGAAGCAGCAAAAGATATGGGCTTAATCCCAAATAAATCCGGAGAGGATATCGGTTTTGAAAGACATCCGTTGGCTTATTTAGTTGAAGCGGCCGATGATATTTGTTATACCATTATTGATTTTGAAGACGGAATCAACTTAGGGCTGGTTTCTGAGGATTTCGCCTTAGAATATTTAATCAAATTGGTGAAAGACAATATTGATACGGCCAAATATAAAACCTTAGTTACTAAAGAAGATCGTATCAGTTATTTGCGAGCTTTAGCAATAAGTAGTTTAATTAATGATGCGGTAAAAGTATTTATCGCCAATGAAGAAGCAATTTTGCAGGGGAAATTTCCTTTTGCCTTAATGGATAAAAGTAAATACAAAGCACAAATGGATGATATCATCAAAATTAGCATCGATAATATTTACCAAAGCCGAGAGGTAATTGAAAAGGAATTAGTGGGCTACCAAATTATTCAAACACTGCTTGATAAATTTATTACCGCTTATGATAATAAATTCAATGGTACGGATTCTAATTACGACAAATTAATCCTTAAGTTATTACCTGAAAAACACCATTTAGAAAAAGAAAGTTTGTACGACCGTTTATTGCATATCTGTCATTATGTTTCTTTGCTTACTGATGGTAATGCTCTGGAAATATATGAAACTATTAATGGTCGAAAAAAACGATAA
- a CDS encoding RDD family protein — MKTEEFTITNDLRATQFQRFLNLCIDLMFIYIIVLSLGTTIILVALSANHFELSNWVDNLSILEVSFYSVLVAFLYYYSTEVYFSRTIAKLITHTIVVNSDGSKPSKKRIFIRSCCRFNPFEAFSFLKENPRGWHDAMSETYVVKKRKLNKVLKHNTAYADVLKA; from the coding sequence ATGAAAACGGAAGAATTTACAATAACAAACGATTTGCGAGCCACTCAATTTCAGCGATTTCTTAATCTTTGCATCGATTTAATGTTTATTTATATCATTGTGCTAAGTCTAGGAACCACCATCATTTTAGTTGCTTTATCAGCTAATCATTTTGAACTTTCAAATTGGGTAGATAATCTTAGTATTTTAGAAGTAAGTTTTTATTCTGTACTTGTTGCTTTTTTATACTATTATAGTACCGAGGTCTATTTTTCAAGAACTATAGCCAAGTTAATTACGCATACTATTGTTGTGAATAGTGATGGTTCTAAGCCTTCCAAAAAACGTATTTTTATTAGAAGCTGCTGTCGTTTTAATCCTTTTGAAGCATTTAGTTTTTTAAAAGAAAATCCAAGAGGCTGGCACGATGCTATGTCGGAAACCTATGTGGTGAAAAAACGTAAATTGAATAAAGTACTTAAACACAATACTGCCTATGCCGATGTGCTTAAAGCATGA
- a CDS encoding MarC family protein, with protein MSLFDLKEIITVGMVLFAVIDIVGSIPIIVDLRKKHGHIESEKASIVAGFIMVAFLFIGEDFLKIIGIDVHSFAVAGSFVLFFIALEMILGIRIYRDEEASSASIVPLAFPLIAGAGTMTTLLSLRSQFHTINIVIAILLNICLVYIVLKSSSKIEKLLGKDGLGVIRKAFGVVLLAIAVKLFAANVKGLFL; from the coding sequence ATGTCCTTATTTGATCTTAAAGAAATTATCACCGTTGGAATGGTCCTTTTTGCGGTTATAGATATTGTTGGTTCTATACCTATTATTGTAGACCTTAGAAAAAAACACGGCCATATCGAATCTGAAAAAGCATCAATAGTTGCTGGATTTATCATGGTAGCCTTTCTATTCATTGGAGAAGATTTCCTGAAAATCATAGGTATAGATGTGCATTCGTTTGCAGTAGCGGGTTCATTTGTATTATTTTTTATTGCTTTAGAAATGATTCTGGGTATTCGAATATACCGCGACGAAGAAGCGAGTTCTGCCTCAATTGTCCCTTTAGCTTTTCCATTAATAGCAGGAGCAGGAACTATGACTACCTTACTTTCTTTACGCTCTCAGTTCCACACGATAAACATTGTAATTGCCATTCTATTAAACATTTGTTTAGTTTATATTGTATTAAAATCATCCTCAAAAATTGAAAAATTATTAGGAAAAGATGGACTTGGGGTTATACGCAAAGCATTTGGAGTAGTACTTTTGGCCATAGCTGTTAAATTATTTGCTGCTAATGTTAAAGGTCTGTTCTTATAA
- a CDS encoding ribonucleotide-diphosphate reductase subunit beta encodes MSQVEPILQENKNRFVIFPIKHHDIWEWYKKMEASFWTAEEIDLSQDLHDWNNKLNSDEKYFIKHILAFFAASDGIVNENLAENFVNEVQYAEAKFFYGFQIMMENIHSETYSLLIDTYVKDEKEKDELFNALDVFPAIRKKADWALKWIESDSFAERLIAFAAVEGIFFSGAFCSIYWLKKRGLMPGLTFSNELISRDEGVHCDFAVHLHNHHLVNKVPKERIKEIIVNALDIEREFITESLPVSLIGMNANLMTQYLEFVTDRLLVELGCERVYNTANPFDFMDMISLQGKTNFFEKKVSEYQKAGVLNSGKANDSDAQEISFDADF; translated from the coding sequence ATGTCGCAAGTTGAACCAATTTTACAAGAGAATAAAAATCGTTTCGTAATATTTCCTATTAAGCACCATGATATCTGGGAATGGTATAAAAAAATGGAAGCTAGTTTTTGGACGGCTGAAGAAATTGATTTGTCTCAAGACTTACACGATTGGAACAATAAATTAAATTCAGACGAAAAATATTTCATCAAACATATTTTAGCGTTTTTTGCTGCTTCGGATGGTATTGTTAATGAAAATTTAGCGGAGAACTTTGTAAATGAAGTACAGTATGCTGAAGCAAAATTCTTTTACGGCTTCCAAATTATGATGGAAAACATTCATAGCGAAACCTATTCGCTTTTGATTGATACTTATGTAAAAGACGAAAAGGAAAAAGATGAATTGTTCAATGCACTTGATGTTTTTCCAGCTATTAGAAAAAAAGCAGATTGGGCTTTAAAATGGATTGAGTCGGATTCTTTTGCTGAAAGATTAATTGCATTTGCTGCAGTTGAAGGGATTTTCTTCTCAGGAGCTTTCTGTTCTATTTATTGGTTGAAAAAACGTGGTTTAATGCCGGGATTGACTTTCTCTAACGAGTTGATTTCTCGTGATGAAGGAGTTCACTGTGATTTTGCAGTACACTTACATAACCACCACTTGGTGAATAAAGTTCCTAAAGAAAGAATCAAAGAAATCATTGTTAATGCATTAGATATCGAAAGAGAGTTTATCACTGAGTCGCTTCCGGTAAGTTTGATTGGGATGAATGCTAATTTGATGACTCAATATTTAGAGTTTGTTACGGATAGATTATTGGTGGAATTAGGATGCGAAAGAGTATATAATACTGCTAATCCATTCGATTTTATGGATATGATTTCGTTACAAGGAAAAACAAACTTCTTCGAGAAAAAAGTGTCTGAATATCAAAAAGCTGGAGTTTTAAATAGTGGGAAAGCTAATGATTCGGATGCTCAGGAAATTTCATTCGACGCCGATTTTTAA
- a CDS encoding deoxycytidylate deaminase has product MEQKKLNKYDKAYLRIAKEWGQLSYCKRKQVGAIIVKDRMIISDGYNGTPTGFDNCCEDEEGLTRWDVLHAEANAILKVARSTQSCEGATLYITLSPCKECSKLIHQSGIKRVVYQNGYRDESGIEFLKKAGVVVDHIPELED; this is encoded by the coding sequence ATGGAACAAAAAAAATTAAACAAATACGATAAGGCTTATCTTCGTATAGCGAAGGAATGGGGGCAATTATCGTATTGCAAGCGCAAGCAAGTGGGGGCAATAATTGTAAAAGACCGAATGATTATTTCTGATGGTTATAATGGCACTCCAACAGGATTTGACAATTGTTGTGAAGATGAGGAAGGCTTAACAAGATGGGATGTTTTGCATGCCGAAGCAAATGCAATTCTTAAGGTAGCGCGTTCTACCCAATCCTGTGAAGGAGCAACTTTGTACATCACGCTTTCTCCTTGCAAAGAATGTAGTAAATTGATTCACCAATCAGGGATAAAAAGAGTGGTGTATCAAAATGGATATCGTGACGAATCAGGAATTGAATTTTTGAAAAAAGCGGGAGTTGTTGTCGATCATATCCCAGAATTAGAAGACTAA
- a CDS encoding S41 family peptidase — protein MKINYKYMPIYISIILSVGILIGVFLGFSIQRQSLNSNDSKAKLNKLIDFIENEYVDELNTDSIVNKTVDNILAQLDPHSVYIPASEQKEVAENMKGDFVGIGVRFILFKDTVAVIEPIENGPSANAGIKPGDRILYADGLKLFGRKLPTDSLFSKFKGEEGSQVVLTVYRKSEKRKINFRIRRGIIPLKSVDAALMLNPTTAYIKINRFAETTYEEFKVALVRLKKQGAQSLVIDLRDNGGGYLEEAVEIADELLPNQKLILFTKNKNGKIDKTYATERGDFESGNLFVLINENSASASEILAGAVQDNDRGTIVGRRSFGKGLVQREMNFDDGSAVRLTVARYYTPTGRSIQKPYKKGQEYYFRESEMRYKNGELYDKECIEVADSLKYKTPKGKIVYGGGGIVPDVFVPLEFENADEATVYLLETGVVGNFVFEQLDEKRTAFNGLSLDQFLKNMNTTDAYFVLFDRFLSKHIPGIQLAKAKALVKRHINAEFAKQLYGEKVYYDILLKDDLMINKVLNKK, from the coding sequence GTGAAAATAAATTACAAATACATGCCAATTTACATTAGTATTATTCTTTCAGTAGGAATACTAATAGGTGTGTTTTTGGGTTTTTCGATTCAACGTCAATCGTTGAATTCAAATGATTCTAAAGCGAAACTAAATAAGTTAATAGACTTTATAGAAAACGAATATGTCGATGAATTAAATACCGACTCGATTGTAAACAAAACAGTCGATAATATTTTGGCTCAACTAGATCCGCATTCTGTTTATATCCCAGCAAGCGAACAAAAAGAAGTTGCCGAAAATATGAAAGGTGATTTTGTTGGTATTGGTGTTCGTTTTATTCTTTTTAAAGATACGGTTGCTGTGATTGAACCTATTGAAAATGGTCCTTCGGCTAATGCTGGAATCAAACCAGGTGACCGAATTTTATATGCCGATGGCTTGAAATTGTTTGGGCGGAAATTACCAACAGATTCTTTGTTCTCAAAATTTAAAGGGGAGGAAGGTTCTCAGGTGGTGTTAACAGTGTATCGAAAATCAGAAAAAAGAAAAATTAATTTTAGGATAAGAAGAGGAATTATTCCTCTTAAAAGTGTCGATGCAGCATTAATGTTGAATCCTACGACCGCCTATATTAAAATCAATCGTTTTGCCGAAACCACTTACGAGGAATTCAAAGTTGCTTTAGTTCGTTTAAAAAAACAAGGTGCTCAATCGCTTGTTATTGATTTGAGGGACAACGGTGGTGGTTATTTGGAAGAGGCGGTTGAAATTGCAGATGAGTTGTTGCCTAATCAAAAGTTAATTTTGTTTACCAAAAATAAAAATGGTAAAATCGATAAGACTTATGCTACTGAACGAGGAGATTTTGAAAGCGGGAATTTATTTGTTTTAATCAATGAAAATTCAGCTTCGGCTAGTGAAATTTTGGCTGGCGCGGTTCAGGATAATGATAGGGGAACTATTGTAGGGCGCCGATCTTTTGGTAAAGGTCTCGTACAACGTGAAATGAATTTTGATGATGGTTCGGCTGTACGATTAACAGTGGCGCGCTATTACACACCAACAGGTAGATCGATTCAAAAACCTTATAAAAAAGGGCAAGAATACTATTTTAGGGAGTCGGAAATGCGTTATAAAAATGGCGAGTTATACGATAAAGAGTGTATAGAAGTTGCTGATAGTTTGAAATATAAAACACCTAAAGGAAAAATAGTTTATGGTGGAGGCGGAATTGTCCCAGATGTTTTTGTGCCACTTGAATTTGAAAACGCCGATGAAGCAACTGTTTATTTGTTGGAAACTGGAGTTGTAGGTAATTTTGTTTTTGAACAATTAGATGAAAAAAGAACTGCTTTTAATGGGCTTTCATTGGATCAGTTTTTGAAGAACATGAATACAACTGATGCGTATTTTGTTTTGTTTGATCGCTTTTTGAGCAAACATATTCCTGGTATTCAGTTGGCAAAAGCCAAAGCGCTTGTAAAACGACATATCAATGCCGAATTTGCCAAACAATTGTATGGTGAAAAAGTTTATTATGACATCCTTTTAAAGGACGATTTAATGATAAATAAAGTGTTGAATAAAAAATAG